One part of the Dermacentor andersoni chromosome 2, qqDerAnde1_hic_scaffold, whole genome shotgun sequence genome encodes these proteins:
- the LOC126542521 gene encoding activating signal cointegrator 1 isoform X1 yields MSRDGDSAPMTVYKKAELQDYVQPQKSKSSKKKGSSSKLEPAQDTLEQLESSLNSIQVSEQAVPDEERSNIAMTQNASRRKQRFVNLYSREGRARDVVLLPGRHPCECQAHRHALINNCLRCGRIVCRQEGSGPCFTCGNLVCTNEEKEILSHDSKKSHQLRNKLMNQTVDENLAKAIEHKNRLLEYDRTSERRTRVIDDNADYYSSDNKWLTLEQREMIRKKERELYAEQHASRRQQKVTLDFAGRQVVKEEAQHPSIQSLLQSLVAPMAEANVNDRVCKEVESTHFMDPALDMPPPEYMPTGALRAPKRSRPMGDNSLVCTSSSGQVLGSRIQDRALMEMSDDGFALSVHQPYAGLLVAGIKKHEGRAWFTTYRGRLWIHAASKQPSQEDISEVVDIYHKIVKETGEIVSFPDEYPTSCLLGCVNLVDCLPQDVYREQYPFGECFSPFVFICEEPQELKAQFPMKGQHKIFKMDSRLHHAAKKTLLCPQILTG; encoded by the exons ATGAGTCGCG ATGGTGACTCTGCTCCCATGACAGTGTACAAGAAAGCAGAACTGCAAGATTATGTGCAGCCACAAAAGTCAAAGTCTTCGAAAAAGAAGGGCTCCAGTTCAAAACTAGAG CCAGCGCAAGACACTCTGGAGCAGCTGGAGTCGAGCTTGAACAGCATCCAGGTATCGGAACAGGCAGTTCCTGATGAGGAGCGGTCGAACATCGCTATGACGCAGAACGCGTCGCGTCGAAAGCAGCGTTTCGTCAACTTGTACAGCAGGGAAGGACGGGCGCGTGACGTCGTGTTGCTGCCCGGCCGACATCCGTGTGAATGTCAGGCCCACCGCCACGCGCTCATCAACAACTGTCTCCGCTGCGGCCGCATCGTCTGCCGACAGGAGGGGTCGGGCCCATGCTTCACCTGCGGCAATTTG GTGTGCACGAATGAAGAAAAGGAGATCCTGTCTCATGATTCTAAGAAGAGCCACCAACTTAGAAATAAGCTCATGAACCAGACTGTTGATGAAAATCTTGCCAAGGCCATTGAGCATAAGAATCGACTTCTTGAATACGATCGCACCTC GGAACGTCGCACTAGAGTCATAGATGACAATGCCGACTACTACTCCTCTGACAACAAATGGCTTACACTTGAGCAACGAGAAATGATTCGTAAGAAAGAACGGGAGCTGTACGCAGAGCAGCATGCTTCAAGACGCCAACAGAAG GTGACGTTAGATTTTGCTGGGCGCCAAGTGGTAAAGGAGGAAGCACAGCATCCCAGCATCCAGAGCTTGTTGCAATCACTCGTAGCACCTATGGCCGAAGCAAATGTCAACGACCGTGTGTGTAAAGAAGTGGAATCCACACACTTTATGGATCCGGCTTTGGATATGCCGCCTCCTGAG TATATGCCAACCGGAGCCCTCCGTGCGCCAAAACGCAGCCGTCCGATGGGCGACAACAGCCTGGTGTGCACCTCGAGCAGTGGCCAAGTCCTTGGCTCCCGCATTCAGGATCGAGCACTCATGGAAATGTCTGACGATGGCTTTGCCCTCTCTGTGCACCAACCATATGCTGGTCTGCTAGTTGCCGGAATAAAGAA GCACGAAGGGCGTGCTTGGTTCACTACGTACAGGGGCCGTCTGTGGATCCATGCAGCCAGCAAACAACCCAGCCAGGAGGACATCAGTGAAGTGGTTGATATCTATCACAAGATCGTCAAAG AGACGGGGGAAATTGTGAGTTTTCCAGATGAGTACCCAACGAGCTGCCTTTTGGGATGTGTCAACCTTGTCGACTGCCTGCCCCAGGACGTCTATCGTGAACAG TATCCATTTGGGGAATGCTTCTCTCCATTCGTCTTCATATGTGAGGAACCCCAAGAACTGAAAGCACAGTTCCCAATGAAGGGGCAGCACAAAATCT TCAAAATGGACTCAAGGCTGCACCATGCAGCAAAGAAGACGTTGCTCTGTCCCCAGATCTTGACAGGTTGA
- the LOC126542521 gene encoding activating signal cointegrator 1 isoform X2 — MSRDGDSAPMTVYKKAELQDYVQPQKSKSSKKKGSSSKLEPAQDTLEQLESSLNSIQVSEQAVPDEERSNIAMTQNASRRKQRFVNLYSREGRARDVVLLPGRHPCECQAHRHALINNCLRCGRIVCRQEGSGPCFTCGNLVCTNEEKEILSHDSKKSHQLRNKLMNQTVDENLAKAIEHKNRLLEYDRTSERRTRVIDDNADYYSSDNKWLTLEQREMIRKKERELYAEQHASRRQQKVTLDFAGRQVVKEEAQHPSIQSLLQSLVAPMAEANVNDRVCKEVESTHFMDPALDMPPPEYMPTGALRAPKRSRPMGDNSLVCTSSSGQVLGSRIQDRALMEMSDDGFALSVHQPYAGLLVAGIKKHEGRAWFTTYRGRLWIHAASKQPSQEDISEVVDIYHKIVKETGEIVSFPDEYPTSCLLGCVNLVDCLPQDVYREQSKWTQGCTMQQRRRCSVPRS; from the exons ATGAGTCGCG ATGGTGACTCTGCTCCCATGACAGTGTACAAGAAAGCAGAACTGCAAGATTATGTGCAGCCACAAAAGTCAAAGTCTTCGAAAAAGAAGGGCTCCAGTTCAAAACTAGAG CCAGCGCAAGACACTCTGGAGCAGCTGGAGTCGAGCTTGAACAGCATCCAGGTATCGGAACAGGCAGTTCCTGATGAGGAGCGGTCGAACATCGCTATGACGCAGAACGCGTCGCGTCGAAAGCAGCGTTTCGTCAACTTGTACAGCAGGGAAGGACGGGCGCGTGACGTCGTGTTGCTGCCCGGCCGACATCCGTGTGAATGTCAGGCCCACCGCCACGCGCTCATCAACAACTGTCTCCGCTGCGGCCGCATCGTCTGCCGACAGGAGGGGTCGGGCCCATGCTTCACCTGCGGCAATTTG GTGTGCACGAATGAAGAAAAGGAGATCCTGTCTCATGATTCTAAGAAGAGCCACCAACTTAGAAATAAGCTCATGAACCAGACTGTTGATGAAAATCTTGCCAAGGCCATTGAGCATAAGAATCGACTTCTTGAATACGATCGCACCTC GGAACGTCGCACTAGAGTCATAGATGACAATGCCGACTACTACTCCTCTGACAACAAATGGCTTACACTTGAGCAACGAGAAATGATTCGTAAGAAAGAACGGGAGCTGTACGCAGAGCAGCATGCTTCAAGACGCCAACAGAAG GTGACGTTAGATTTTGCTGGGCGCCAAGTGGTAAAGGAGGAAGCACAGCATCCCAGCATCCAGAGCTTGTTGCAATCACTCGTAGCACCTATGGCCGAAGCAAATGTCAACGACCGTGTGTGTAAAGAAGTGGAATCCACACACTTTATGGATCCGGCTTTGGATATGCCGCCTCCTGAG TATATGCCAACCGGAGCCCTCCGTGCGCCAAAACGCAGCCGTCCGATGGGCGACAACAGCCTGGTGTGCACCTCGAGCAGTGGCCAAGTCCTTGGCTCCCGCATTCAGGATCGAGCACTCATGGAAATGTCTGACGATGGCTTTGCCCTCTCTGTGCACCAACCATATGCTGGTCTGCTAGTTGCCGGAATAAAGAA GCACGAAGGGCGTGCTTGGTTCACTACGTACAGGGGCCGTCTGTGGATCCATGCAGCCAGCAAACAACCCAGCCAGGAGGACATCAGTGAAGTGGTTGATATCTATCACAAGATCGTCAAAG AGACGGGGGAAATTGTGAGTTTTCCAGATGAGTACCCAACGAGCTGCCTTTTGGGATGTGTCAACCTTGTCGACTGCCTGCCCCAGGACGTCTATCGTGAACAG TCAAAATGGACTCAAGGCTGCACCATGCAGCAAAGAAGACGTTGCTCTGTCCCCAGATCTTGA
- the LOC126542530 gene encoding PCNA-associated factor-like — translation MVRTKADGASRVVGAKSFRKTVSSPAAASSSSSPTSRKTKGDKYGGGNAYCPRPTPPWQKEISGFLVKTSASEDDREQPSEAATSSDTFDSSASGSSSS, via the exons ATGGTGCGAACGAAGGCGGACGGTGCCAGCCGAG TTGTTGGTGCGAAGTCTTTCAGAAAAACTGTGAGCAGTCCCGCAGCTGCCTCCAGTTCCAGCTCGCCGACTTCTCGAAAGACCAAAGGAG ATAAGTATGGCGGTGGCAATGCCTACTGCCCACGGCCAACCCCACCCTGGCAGAAAGAAATTTCAGGGTTCCTCGTGAAGACAAGTGCCTCTGAAGATGATCGAGAGCAGCCATCTGAAGCGGCGACTAGTTCCGATACATTTGACAGCAGTGCAAGTGGCAGCTCATCTTCATAG